From Streptomyces sp. GSL17-111, one genomic window encodes:
- the ehuA gene encoding ectoine/hydroxyectoine ABC transporter ATP-binding protein EhuA: MSSDFTPSQKDAAQPESRATGSELIRFDNVTKRFGDNVVLDSLEFSVSAGKHVTLIGPSGSGKTTILRLLMTLLTPDEGTITVDGDYLTHEERGGKLVPAGEKHVREVRKKIGMVFQQFNLFPNMKVLRNITEAPVHVLGMSKDEAEERARDLLELVGLTEHIDKYPLQLSGGQQQRVAIARALAMRPQVLLLDEVTSALDPELVAGVLDVLRDIAHSTDITMLCVTHEMGFARDISDDVLMFNEGKVIESGPPEKMFNDPEHERTREFLSAIL; encoded by the coding sequence TTGTCCAGTGACTTCACCCCTTCCCAGAAGGACGCAGCACAGCCCGAGTCCAGAGCGACGGGCAGCGAGCTGATCCGCTTCGACAACGTCACCAAGCGCTTCGGTGACAACGTCGTGCTGGACAGCCTGGAGTTCAGCGTCTCGGCCGGCAAGCACGTCACGCTCATCGGGCCCTCGGGCTCCGGCAAGACGACGATCCTGCGGCTGCTCATGACGCTGCTCACGCCCGACGAGGGCACGATCACCGTCGACGGCGACTACCTCACGCACGAGGAGCGGGGCGGCAAGCTCGTCCCGGCGGGTGAGAAGCACGTCCGCGAGGTGCGCAAGAAGATCGGCATGGTCTTCCAGCAGTTCAACCTCTTCCCCAACATGAAGGTGCTGCGCAACATCACCGAGGCGCCGGTGCACGTGCTCGGCATGTCGAAGGACGAGGCCGAGGAGCGGGCCCGGGACCTGCTGGAGCTGGTGGGCCTGACCGAGCACATCGACAAGTACCCGCTCCAGCTCTCCGGCGGCCAGCAGCAGCGCGTGGCCATCGCCCGCGCGCTGGCGATGCGCCCGCAGGTGCTGCTGCTGGACGAGGTGACGTCGGCGCTCGACCCGGAGCTGGTCGCGGGTGTGCTGGACGTGCTGCGCGACATCGCCCACAGCACGGACATCACGATGCTCTGCGTCACCCACGAGATGGGCTTCGCGCGGGACATCTCCGACGACGTGCTGATGTTCAACGAGGGCAAGGTCATCGAGTCCGGCCCGCCGGAGAAGATGTTCAACGACCCGGAGCACGAGCGCACCCGGGAGTTCCTGAGCGCCATCCTCTGA
- a CDS encoding MFS transporter, which yields MTSLTTPAPAPATPPQCPSGPGRPRLHRAWWVAAVAALAITVTGALSGLPGLLVDPLHEEYDWSRGSIGFAVSVNMVLYGLTAPFAAALMDRFGMRRVVGGALVLMAAGAALTPTMTAAWQLTLYWGLLVGLGTGSLAMAFAATVTLRWFVRRRGLVTGALASASVVGQTVFLPGLAWITANLGWRPSVVTVGLAALAVAPLAALLLRDHPADVGLPPYGAPTVAPKPPPTPGAARRTLRVLRRASRTGTFWLLAGAFAICGASTNGILWTHFTPAAHDHGMPTTVAASLLAALGLCNVGGTLLSGWLTDRYDARRLLAAYFAGRGVLLLALPTLLAPTVQPPLLVFVVLFGLLDLATVPPVIALCREHYGADSAIVFGWVSTGHQVGAAAIAVLGGVARDVFGSYDLVWVAVGALCAPAVLLSLVVRRTAAA from the coding sequence ATGACCTCGCTCACGACGCCGGCCCCGGCGCCGGCCACCCCGCCGCAGTGCCCCTCCGGCCCGGGACGCCCCCGTCTCCACCGCGCGTGGTGGGTGGCCGCCGTCGCCGCGCTCGCGATCACCGTCACCGGCGCGCTGTCCGGGCTCCCCGGGCTCCTGGTCGACCCGCTGCACGAGGAGTACGACTGGTCGCGGGGCTCGATCGGCTTCGCCGTCTCCGTCAACATGGTGCTGTACGGGCTGACCGCGCCCTTCGCCGCCGCGCTCATGGACCGGTTCGGCATGCGGCGCGTCGTGGGCGGTGCCCTGGTCCTCATGGCCGCCGGCGCCGCCCTCACCCCGACGATGACGGCCGCCTGGCAGCTGACCCTCTACTGGGGACTGCTCGTCGGCCTCGGCACCGGCTCGCTGGCCATGGCCTTCGCCGCGACGGTCACCCTGCGCTGGTTCGTCCGTCGCCGGGGGCTCGTCACCGGGGCGCTGGCGTCGGCGAGCGTCGTGGGGCAGACCGTCTTCCTGCCCGGCCTCGCCTGGATCACGGCGAACCTCGGCTGGCGGCCGTCGGTCGTGACGGTGGGACTGGCCGCCCTGGCCGTCGCCCCGCTCGCCGCGCTGCTGCTGCGGGACCACCCGGCGGACGTCGGCCTGCCCCCCTACGGCGCGCCGACGGTGGCGCCGAAGCCGCCGCCCACCCCCGGCGCCGCACGACGCACCCTGCGGGTGCTGCGCCGGGCGTCCCGCACCGGCACCTTCTGGCTGCTGGCGGGCGCCTTCGCGATCTGCGGCGCCTCGACCAACGGCATCCTGTGGACGCACTTCACCCCCGCCGCGCACGACCACGGCATGCCCACGACCGTCGCCGCGTCCCTGCTCGCGGCCCTCGGGCTCTGCAACGTGGGCGGAACCCTGCTGTCGGGCTGGCTGACCGACCGCTACGACGCGCGGCGGCTGCTGGCGGCGTACTTCGCCGGGCGCGGCGTCCTGCTGCTCGCCCTGCCGACCCTGCTCGCGCCGACGGTCCAGCCGCCGCTGCTCGTCTTCGTCGTGCTCTTCGGGCTGCTCGACCTCGCCACCGTGCCGCCGGTGATCGCGCTGTGCCGGGAGCACTACGGTGCGGACAGCGCGATCGTCTTCGGCTGGGTCAGCACGGGCCACCAGGTCGGGGCCGCGGCGATCGCCGTGCTGGGCGGCGTGGCCCGCGACGTCTTCGGCAGCTACGACCTCGTGTGGGTGGCCGTCGGCGCCCTGTGCGCGCCCGCCGTCCTGCTCTCCCTCGTGGTGCGGCGGACGGCCGCCGCGTGA
- the ehuD gene encoding ectoine/hydroxyectoine ABC transporter permease subunit EhuD, with protein MNWNWDVVSDFMPYFWDGVVVTFQALAIGSLLAFTLGLVWAILQRSHRKWISWPVLSITEFIRNTPLLVQLFFLYYVVPELGISMSALATGIIGLGLHYSTYTAEVYRAGIDGVPAGQWEAATALSLPRRRTWTSVILPQAFRRVVPALGNYVVAMLKDSPMIAVIGAFEMLGEARAFSNATFTFEAYTVVGIAFIVIAYPASLLIRALERRLVQ; from the coding sequence ATGAACTGGAACTGGGACGTCGTCAGCGACTTCATGCCCTACTTCTGGGACGGTGTGGTCGTCACCTTCCAGGCGCTCGCCATCGGCAGCCTCCTGGCCTTCACCCTCGGCCTCGTCTGGGCCATCCTGCAGCGCTCGCACCGCAAGTGGATCAGCTGGCCGGTGCTCTCGATCACCGAGTTCATCCGCAACACGCCGCTGCTGGTGCAGCTGTTCTTCCTGTACTACGTGGTGCCCGAGCTGGGCATCTCGATGTCCGCGCTCGCCACCGGCATCATCGGCCTGGGCCTGCACTACTCCACGTACACCGCCGAGGTGTACCGGGCCGGCATCGACGGCGTTCCCGCCGGTCAGTGGGAGGCCGCGACCGCGCTGAGTCTGCCGCGGCGCCGCACGTGGACGTCGGTGATCCTGCCGCAGGCGTTCCGCCGGGTGGTCCCGGCCCTCGGCAACTACGTCGTGGCCATGCTGAAGGACTCGCCGATGATCGCGGTCATCGGCGCCTTCGAGATGCTGGGCGAGGCCCGCGCCTTCAGCAACGCCACCTTCACCTTCGAGGCCTACACGGTGGTGGGCATCGCCTTCATCGTCATCGCCTACCCGGCCTCACTTCTGATCCGAGCCCTGGAGCGTCGTCTTGTCCAGTGA
- a CDS encoding glutathione-independent formaldehyde dehydrogenase yields the protein MKAVVYKEPFSVAVEEVEDARIEDPTDVVIKVTTAAICGSDLHMYEGRTDAESGIVFGHENMGIVQETGTGVATVRKGDRVVLPFNVACGFCRNCLAGQTGFCLTVNEGFAGGAYGYVSMGPYRGGQAEYLRVPFADFNCLQLPQGEEHEDDFALLADIFPTGYHAAELARVSPGESVCVFGAGPVGLMAAYSSILRGASEVFVVDKQPDRLRLAERIGAIPVDFGQGDPVEQIKEGTGGAGTDKGIDAVGYQATAAEGEEQPALVLNSLVEAVRPTGMLGVVGLYVPADPGGPTESAQKGELLFRIGKFFEKGLRMGTGQANVKSYNRQLRDMIVAGRATPSFLVSQRLPLAEAPDAYRRFDRREDGWTKVLLKP from the coding sequence GTGAAAGCGGTCGTCTACAAGGAACCCTTCAGCGTGGCCGTGGAGGAGGTCGAGGATGCCCGGATCGAGGACCCCACCGACGTGGTCATCAAGGTCACGACGGCAGCCATCTGCGGATCCGACCTGCACATGTACGAGGGCCGTACGGACGCGGAGTCAGGCATCGTGTTCGGCCACGAGAACATGGGGATCGTCCAGGAGACCGGCACCGGAGTCGCCACCGTACGCAAGGGCGACCGGGTCGTCCTGCCCTTCAACGTCGCCTGCGGCTTCTGCCGGAACTGCCTGGCCGGACAGACCGGCTTCTGCCTGACCGTCAACGAGGGCTTCGCCGGCGGCGCGTACGGCTATGTGTCGATGGGCCCCTACCGCGGCGGCCAGGCGGAGTACCTGCGCGTGCCGTTCGCCGACTTCAACTGCCTGCAACTGCCCCAGGGCGAGGAGCACGAGGACGACTTCGCGCTGCTGGCCGACATCTTCCCCACCGGCTACCACGCCGCCGAACTGGCCCGGGTCTCACCGGGCGAGTCGGTGTGCGTCTTCGGCGCCGGACCGGTCGGGCTGATGGCGGCCTACTCCTCGATCCTCCGCGGCGCCTCCGAGGTCTTCGTCGTCGACAAGCAGCCGGACCGGCTGCGGCTGGCCGAGCGCATCGGCGCGATCCCCGTCGACTTCGGCCAGGGCGACCCCGTCGAGCAGATCAAGGAGGGGACCGGCGGCGCGGGCACGGACAAGGGCATCGACGCCGTCGGCTATCAGGCGACCGCGGCCGAGGGGGAGGAGCAGCCGGCGCTGGTGCTCAACAGCCTGGTCGAGGCGGTGCGCCCGACCGGGATGCTCGGAGTCGTCGGACTGTACGTACCGGCGGACCCGGGGGGTCCCACCGAGTCCGCGCAGAAGGGTGAACTGCTTTTCAGGATCGGCAAGTTCTTCGAAAAGGGCCTGCGGATGGGCACCGGCCAGGCCAACGTCAAGAGCTACAACCGGCAACTGCGGGACATGATCGTCGCCGGTCGGGCCACCCCCAGCTTCCTGGTCTCCCAACGGCTTCCGCTGGCCGAGGCCCCGGACGCCTACCGGCGCTTCGACCGCAGGGAGGACGGCTGGACCAAGGTCCTGCTCAAGCCCTGA
- a CDS encoding GlxA family transcriptional regulator: MAPVSAALPNHPHRPRHRVAVLVRDGLLPIELGLVHRLFGTAEAPDSSPLYEVVTCAAEPGQVRTDTDVTVGVAHGPEILAEADTVVIPAADEDYVRDDTALAPALRAALARIRPGARVASICTGAFVLAAAGLLDGRRATTHWSSADQFRGLFPAVRLDPDVLYTDDAGVLTSAGVAAGIDLCLHMIRCDHGTAVAGAVARRSVVPPHREGGQAQFIQRPVPREVGAGSTVRARAWAVERLHEPLTLRQLAAREGMSVRTFTRRFREEVGVSPGRWLAQQRVQRARHLLEESDLPVDRVAAEAGFGTAVSLRQHLQAALGVSPSAYRTTFRAPERAPVPGDG; the protein is encoded by the coding sequence ATGGCTCCAGTGAGCGCAGCGCTGCCGAACCACCCCCACCGTCCCCGGCACCGGGTGGCCGTCCTCGTCCGGGACGGCCTCCTGCCGATCGAACTGGGCCTCGTGCACCGGCTGTTCGGCACCGCGGAGGCGCCGGACAGCAGCCCGCTCTACGAGGTGGTCACGTGTGCGGCGGAGCCGGGGCAGGTCCGGACCGACACCGACGTCACCGTCGGCGTGGCGCACGGCCCGGAGATCCTGGCGGAGGCCGACACGGTCGTCATCCCGGCCGCCGACGAGGACTACGTGCGCGACGACACCGCGCTGGCCCCCGCCCTCCGCGCGGCCCTGGCCCGGATCCGGCCCGGCGCGCGCGTCGCCTCGATCTGCACCGGCGCCTTCGTGCTGGCCGCCGCCGGGCTGCTCGACGGACGGCGGGCCACCACGCACTGGAGCTCCGCCGACCAGTTCCGCGGCCTCTTCCCGGCCGTCCGCCTCGACCCGGACGTCCTCTACACCGACGACGCCGGGGTGCTCACCTCCGCCGGGGTCGCCGCCGGCATCGACCTGTGCCTGCACATGATCCGGTGCGATCACGGGACGGCCGTGGCCGGCGCCGTCGCCCGGCGCTCCGTCGTCCCGCCGCACCGGGAGGGCGGCCAGGCGCAGTTCATCCAGCGCCCGGTGCCGCGTGAGGTGGGCGCCGGGTCGACCGTGCGGGCCCGGGCCTGGGCCGTCGAGCGGCTGCACGAGCCGCTGACGCTGCGGCAGCTGGCCGCGCGGGAGGGCATGAGCGTGCGGACGTTCACCCGGCGCTTCCGGGAGGAGGTCGGTGTCTCGCCGGGCCGGTGGCTGGCCCAGCAGCGCGTGCAGCGGGCCCGGCACCTGCTGGAGGAGAGCGATCTGCCGGTGGACCGGGTGGCCGCCGAGGCCGGGTTCGGCACGGCCGTCTCCCTGCGGCAGCACCTCCAGGCCGCGCTCGGCGTCTCGCCGAGCGCCTACCGGACGACGTTCCGCGCCCCGGAGCGCGCGCCGGTCCCAGGGGACGGCTGA
- a CDS encoding DUF397 domain-containing protein: protein MTEACSGGGACLEVCDDFAAVAPVRDSKLPHGPVLVFPAGGRASFVAAVQAGRLAA from the coding sequence TTGACTGAAGCGTGTTCCGGCGGTGGCGCGTGCCTGGAGGTCTGCGACGACTTCGCCGCCGTCGCCCCCGTCCGGGACAGCAAGCTGCCGCACGGCCCGGTACTCGTGTTCCCGGCGGGCGGTCGGGCCTCCTTCGTGGCGGCGGTTCAGGCCGGGCGGCTGGCCGCCTGA
- a CDS encoding IclR family transcriptional regulator gives MMPKPVPAVPFRSVQYALRLLEAVSRTGGGITREALARRAGLPPAELGQLLEMLRAEQYVERLPDGAYVCGEALSRLSSSSDHRRELRQQLQSKLAELRDDIGAAVYISRYEDGEVRITQFAAGAHAPPVAEWVDFRAAAHASAVGKALLTQLDHDGRRDHLSRHKTIRLTSRTTTNERALFSELDSRPPTVPVLDLQEYAVGTVCAAVPLTAGASVGCLALSMPIQHAHRLRSAARKLNEQAAPVLLSLCI, from the coding sequence GTGATGCCGAAGCCCGTACCCGCCGTGCCCTTCCGCTCGGTCCAGTACGCCCTGCGGCTGCTGGAGGCCGTCTCCCGGACGGGCGGTGGCATAACGCGCGAGGCGCTGGCCCGACGTGCGGGCCTGCCGCCCGCCGAGCTGGGCCAACTGCTCGAGATGCTCCGCGCCGAGCAGTACGTGGAGCGGCTGCCGGACGGCGCCTACGTCTGCGGCGAGGCGCTGAGCCGGCTGAGCTCCTCCAGTGACCACCGGCGCGAGCTGCGGCAGCAGTTGCAGTCCAAGCTGGCCGAGCTGCGCGACGACATCGGCGCCGCCGTCTACATCAGCCGCTACGAGGACGGGGAGGTCCGGATCACCCAGTTCGCGGCGGGCGCGCACGCGCCCCCGGTCGCCGAGTGGGTGGACTTCCGGGCGGCGGCGCACGCCAGTGCCGTCGGCAAGGCGCTGCTCACCCAGCTCGACCACGACGGGCGCCGCGACCACCTCTCCCGGCACAAGACCATCCGGCTGACCTCCCGCACGACGACGAACGAGCGGGCGCTGTTCTCGGAGCTCGACAGCCGGCCGCCGACGGTACCGGTGCTCGACCTCCAGGAGTACGCGGTCGGCACGGTGTGCGCGGCGGTGCCACTGACGGCGGGCGCCTCGGTGGGTTGTCTCGCGCTGTCCATGCCCATCCAGCACGCCCACCGACTGCGTTCGGCCGCGCGGAAGCTGAACGAGCAGGCGGCGCCCGTCCTGCTGTCGCTGTGCATCTAG
- a CDS encoding acyltransferase domain-containing protein, whose product MTRTPVGAAGAAPDEEPGAEAFGAWLLERLAAYLGRSIGPDTPFAEAGLDSVAALGLYGDIEEKYGPLIDPTDIQLYPTARELARFLALRTPRPLNRRSRVRAAFVFTGQGCQHPHLTSGLYLHSTGYRGHLEEAADALVPFLGGRSVVELILSGDPGVHQTAFTQPVLFAIGYALARMLEESGAQPVAVAGHGVGEYAAAVVGGALPLHDAARLVALRGAFMQHLPAGGGMLATGATAERATEAAAGEEDVSVSAYNANRATVLSGGLPGLERVAGRLAADGVACRYLRVAHAFQSPLMEPVVPRFAAVARRVPGGPPRLPFYSTVTGAAADGPLDAAYWTRQITEPVRFSDAVRHLVAEQRPTHLVEIGPRPVLLPFLRRLAGAEGPACLPVCRGPRTNAVDLAGVLSALEAGPFAGALAA is encoded by the coding sequence ATGACCAGAACCCCGGTCGGTGCCGCAGGCGCGGCCCCGGACGAGGAGCCGGGCGCCGAGGCGTTCGGCGCCTGGCTGCTGGAACGGCTCGCCGCCTACCTGGGCCGTTCGATCGGTCCCGACACTCCCTTCGCCGAGGCCGGGCTGGACTCCGTCGCCGCGCTCGGCCTGTACGGCGACATCGAGGAGAAGTACGGCCCCCTCATCGACCCCACCGACATCCAGCTCTACCCCACCGCCCGTGAGCTGGCCCGCTTCCTCGCCCTGCGGACGCCGCGCCCGCTGAACCGCCGCAGCCGGGTACGGGCCGCCTTCGTCTTCACCGGGCAGGGCTGCCAGCACCCGCACCTCACCTCGGGGCTGTACCTGCACTCGACCGGCTACCGGGGGCACCTGGAGGAGGCCGCCGACGCGCTCGTCCCCTTCCTGGGCGGACGCTCGGTGGTCGAGCTGATTCTCAGCGGCGACCCGGGCGTGCACCAGACGGCGTTCACCCAGCCCGTCCTCTTCGCCATCGGCTACGCCCTCGCGCGCATGCTGGAGGAGTCCGGGGCGCAGCCCGTCGCGGTGGCGGGCCACGGGGTCGGCGAGTACGCCGCCGCCGTCGTCGGCGGGGCGCTCCCGCTCCATGACGCCGCCCGTCTCGTGGCGTTGCGCGGCGCCTTCATGCAGCACCTGCCGGCCGGCGGCGGCATGCTGGCCACCGGCGCCACGGCCGAGCGGGCCACCGAGGCGGCGGCGGGCGAGGAGGACGTGAGCGTCAGCGCGTACAACGCGAACCGGGCCACCGTCCTGTCCGGCGGCCTGCCCGGGCTGGAGCGCGTCGCCGGACGGCTCGCCGCCGACGGCGTCGCCTGCCGGTACCTGCGGGTGGCGCACGCGTTCCAGTCCCCGTTGATGGAGCCCGTCGTGCCGCGCTTCGCGGCCGTCGCCCGCCGGGTGCCGGGCGGGCCGCCCCGGCTGCCGTTCTACTCGACGGTGACGGGTGCGGCGGCCGACGGGCCGCTGGACGCCGCGTACTGGACGCGGCAGATCACCGAGCCGGTGCGGTTCTCCGACGCCGTCCGGCACCTGGTGGCCGAGCAGCGCCCGACGCACCTGGTCGAGATCGGTCCCCGGCCCGTGCTGCTGCCCTTCCTGCGACGGCTTGCCGGCGCCGAGGGCCCGGCGTGCCTGCCGGTCTGCCGGGGGCCGCGGACCAACGCCGTGGACCTCGCCGGCGTCCTCTCCGCCCTGGAGGCGGGTCCCTTCGCGGGCGCGCTGGCCGCCTGA